A single Saccopteryx bilineata isolate mSacBil1 chromosome 9, mSacBil1_pri_phased_curated, whole genome shotgun sequence DNA region contains:
- the HNRNPF gene encoding heterogeneous nuclear ribonucleoprotein F, giving the protein MMLGPEGGEGFVVKLRGLPWSCSIEDVQNFLAGCIIHDGATGIHFIYTREGRQSGEAFVELESEDDVKMALKKDRESMGHRYIEVFKSHRTEMDWVLKHSGPNSADSANDGFVRLRGLPFGCTKEEIVQFFSGLEIVPNGITLPVDPEGKITGEAFVQFASQELAEKALGKHKERIGHRYIEVFKSSQEEVRSYSDPPLKFMSVQRPGPYDRPGTARRYIGIVKQAGLDRMRSGAAYSAGYGGYEEYSGLSDGYGFTADMFGRDLSYCLSGMYDHRYGDGEFAVQSTTGHCVHMRGLPYKATENDIYNFFSPLNPVRVHIEIGPDGRVTGEADVEFATHEEAVAAMSKDRANMQHRYIELFLNSTTGASNGAYSSQMMQGMGVSAQSTYSGLESPSVSGCYGASYSGQNSMTGYD; this is encoded by the coding sequence ATGATGCTGGGCCCTGAGGGAGGTGAAGGTTTTGTGGTCAAGCTCCGCGGCCTGCCCTGGTCCTGCTCTATTGAGGATGTGCAGAATTTCCTCGCTGGCTGCATAATTCATGATGGGGCCACAGGCATTCATTTCATCTACACTAGAGAAGGCAGGCAGAGTGGTGAGGCTTTTGTTGAACTTGAATCAGAAGATGATGTAAAAATGGCTCTTAAAAAAGACAGGGAAAGCATGGGACACCGGTACATTGAGGTGTTCAAGTCCCACAGAACCGAAATGGATTGGGTGTTGAAGCACAGTGGTCCAAACAGTGCTGACAGTGCCAATGACGGCTTTGTGCGGCTTCGAGGACTCCCATTTGGATGCACCAAGGAGGAAATTGTTCAGTTCTTCTCAGGGTTGGAAATTGTGCCAAATGGGATCACATTGCCTGTGGACCCCGAGGGCAAGATTACAGGGGAAGCATTTGTGCAGTTTGCATCACAGGAGTTAGCTGAAAAGGCTCTAGGGAAGCACAAGGAGAGAATAGGGCACAGGTATATTGAAGTTTTTAAGAGCAGTCAGGAAGAAGTTAGGTCATACTCAGACCCCCCTCTGAAGTTCATGTCCGTACAGCGGCCAGGGCCATATGACCGCCCAGGCACAGCCAGGAGATATATTGGCATTGTCAAGCAGGCAGGTTTGGATAGGATGAGGTCTGGTGCTGCTTACAGTGCAGGCTATGGGGGCTATGAGGAGTACAGCGGCCTCAGCGATGGCTATGGCTTTACCGCTGACATGTTTGGAAGAGACCTCAGTTACTGTCTGTCTGGGATGTATGACCACAGATACGGAGATGGCGAATTTGCTGTCCAGAGTACCACTGGACACTGTGTCCACATGAGGGGGCTGCCATACAAAGCCACAGAGAACGACATTTATaacttcttctctcctctcaaccCTGTAAGAGTCCATATTGAGATTGGCCCTGATGGAAGAGTGACGGGCGAAGCTGATGTTGAGTTTGCCACCCATGAAGAAGCCGTGGCTGCTATGTCCAAAGACAGGGCCAACATGCAACATAGATACATAGAACTTTTCTTGAATTCCACAACAGGGGCTAGCAATGGGGCGTATAGCAGCCAGATGATGCAAGGAATGGGGGTTTCCGCCCAGTCCACTTACAGTGGCCTTGAGAGCCCGTCTGTCAGTGGCTGTTACGGGGCTAGCTACAGTGGCCAGAACAGCATGACTGGGTATGACTAG